GCCGCCGCCGAACAGCAAAGCGCAGTGGCCGAAGAGATCAGCCGCAGCATCGTCAACGTGCGCGACGTTTCGGAACAAACCGCAGCGGCCAGCGACGAGACTGCAAAGTCCAGCGTTGAGCTAGCGCGCCTGGGTAATCAACTGCAAGAGATGGTGAGCCACTTCAAGGTGTAAACCTGTGGGAGCGAGCGTGCTCGCTCCCACAAAACACCCCGGCGCGCTTGCCATTGGCCACGCCATTTTCATAGCTCAACACGCCATTGACCCACACCCCGTCAATCCCTTCAGCGGCCTGTTGCGGTTGGTTGAAGTCCGCTACATCGCGCACTTTTTCAGCATCAAACAACACCAGGTCCGCCCAGTGGCCTTCGCGTATCTCGCCCCGCTCCCTCAGACCAAAACGCCCCGCCGACAACCCTGTCATCTTATGTACCGCCGTGTGCAACGGGAACAGCCCCACGTCACGGCTGAAATGCCCCAGCACCCGTGGGAACGCCCCCCACAAACGCGGATGCGGGAACGGATCTTCGGGCAAGCCATCGGAACCGATCATCGACAACGGGTGCGCCAGAATTCGGCGTACATCACTTTCATCCATCCCGTAGTACACCGCCCCTGCCGGCTGCAGGCGCCGCGCCGTGTCCAGCAGCGACAGGCCCCAGAGCGCTGCGATGTCCTGCAGATCACGCCCGCCCATGTCCGGGTGCGGCGTCGACCAGGTGATGGTGATGCGAAACGCATCGGTCACTTGCTTGAGGTCCAGGGTCGAAGAACTCGCCGCGTAGGGATAGCAATCACAGCCCACCGGATGGTTTTTTGCCGCCTGTTCCAGCGCCGCCAGCAACAGCGGGCTGCGCCCCCAGTTCCCGGCACCGGCGCATTTGAGGTGGGAAATAATCACCGGCACTCGGGCCTGGCGTCCGATCAGAAACGCTTCGTCCATCGCCTCCAGCACCGGCTCGAATTCACTGCGCAAGTGGGTGGTGTACAGCGCACCGAATGCGCTCAGTTCGGCGGCCAGTTGCAGCACCTCATCGGTCTCGGCATTGAACGCACTGGCGTAGGCCAGCCCTGTGGATAACCCCAAGGCACCGGCCTCCAGGCTTTCGCGCAGTTGTTGGCGCATGCCACGGATTTCGCTGGCCGTCGCCGTGCGCTGCAAGTCATCCATGTGGTTGCTGCGCAGCGCCGTATGGCCGATCAGCGCGGCGACATTCAACGCAGGGTTCGCCGCCTCAACCGCCGCGCGGTAATCGCTGAAGCGCGGGTACACAAACGCGGCCCTGTCGCCGAGCAGGTTCATCGGGTCTGGCGGCTCAGCACGCAAGGTCACGGGCGAAGCGCTGATGCCGCAGTTGCCGACAATCACCGTGGTCACGCCCTGACTGAGCTTGGGCAGCATCTGCGGCTGGCGGATGACCACCGTGTCGTCGTGGGTGTGCACATCAATAAACCCCGGCGCCAGCACCCGACCTGCAGCGTCTATCTCG
This genomic stretch from Pseudomonas deceptionensis harbors:
- a CDS encoding N-acyl-D-amino-acid deacylase family protein: MRYDTLIRNAQVIDGSNAPGYMADVAVRAGRIERIGELGDARAGNEIDAAGRVLAPGFIDVHTHDDTVVIRQPQMLPKLSQGVTTVIVGNCGISASPVTLRAEPPDPMNLLGDRAAFVYPRFSDYRAAVEAANPALNVAALIGHTALRSNHMDDLQRTATASEIRGMRQQLRESLEAGALGLSTGLAYASAFNAETDEVLQLAAELSAFGALYTTHLRSEFEPVLEAMDEAFLIGRQARVPVIISHLKCAGAGNWGRSPLLLAALEQAAKNHPVGCDCYPYAASSSTLDLKQVTDAFRITITWSTPHPDMGGRDLQDIAALWGLSLLDTARRLQPAGAVYYGMDESDVRRILAHPLSMIGSDGLPEDPFPHPRLWGAFPRVLGHFSRDVGLFPLHTAVHKMTGLSAGRFGLRERGEIREGHWADLVLFDAEKVRDVADFNQPQQAAEGIDGVWVNGVLSYENGVANGKRAGVFCGSEHARSHRFTP